Proteins encoded in a region of the Nitrospirota bacterium genome:
- a CDS encoding homoserine dehydrogenase encodes MIARVGVGIIGFGTVGTGVAKILLENAALISRRVGVPIELVRIADLDVTRDRGLTLPPGLLTTDAKQILNDPSIDIVVELVGGCDFAKRIILESIAAGKHVVTANKALLAIHGEEIFAAASSKGVDLGFEASVGGGIPVIQALREGLAANTIQSIYGIINGTANYILSRMTHEGQNFEAVLDEAKKAGYAEADPTFDVAGIDSAHKLAILVALAYGTPVNVKEVYTEGITHITPLDIAYAKEFGCTIKLLGIAKLVGNEVEARVHPTMLPSSSPIAQVEGVYNAIQLVGDAVGDVVLYGRGAGSMPTGSAVVGDLIAIARNQLQGAAGRVPPASFKQDQRRPLRMRPMEEISSLYYLRFMVLDRPGVLSQIAGELGRCGISISSVLQQGRREGQTVPVVIKTHTATERDVQTALRAINQMAFISEPTTLIRVEGKDE; translated from the coding sequence ATGATTGCGCGTGTGGGTGTCGGCATCATCGGATTCGGTACGGTTGGGACGGGTGTCGCGAAGATTCTTTTGGAGAATGCCGCCTTGATCAGCCGTCGGGTCGGTGTGCCGATCGAACTCGTTCGAATTGCGGATCTCGATGTCACGCGCGACCGCGGACTGACCCTGCCACCAGGCCTGCTCACGACTGATGCGAAGCAGATTCTCAACGATCCCTCGATCGATATCGTCGTGGAGTTGGTCGGAGGCTGCGACTTTGCCAAACGCATCATTCTGGAATCCATTGCAGCCGGGAAACATGTCGTCACGGCGAATAAGGCCTTGTTGGCGATACATGGGGAAGAAATATTTGCCGCGGCGTCCAGCAAGGGAGTCGACCTGGGGTTCGAAGCGAGCGTGGGAGGGGGGATTCCCGTTATCCAGGCCTTGCGAGAGGGGCTGGCGGCGAACACCATCCAATCCATTTACGGGATCATCAACGGGACGGCCAATTATATTCTCTCGCGTATGACCCATGAAGGTCAGAACTTTGAGGCAGTCCTCGACGAAGCGAAGAAGGCCGGTTATGCCGAAGCGGATCCGACCTTCGATGTGGCCGGTATCGATTCGGCGCATAAGCTGGCGATCCTGGTGGCGCTGGCCTATGGAACACCGGTGAATGTGAAAGAGGTGTACACCGAGGGGATCACGCATATTACGCCGCTCGATATTGCGTACGCCAAAGAGTTCGGCTGTACGATCAAGCTGCTCGGGATTGCCAAGTTGGTGGGCAACGAAGTGGAGGCCCGCGTGCATCCGACGATGCTGCCGTCTTCGTCTCCGATCGCTCAAGTCGAAGGGGTCTACAACGCGATTCAACTCGTCGGCGATGCGGTGGGCGATGTGGTGCTCTATGGCCGTGGTGCGGGGTCGATGCCGACGGGCAGTGCGGTGGTCGGCGATCTCATCGCCATCGCGCGTAATCAGTTGCAAGGAGCGGCTGGGCGAGTGCCACCCGCCTCATTTAAGCAGGATCAGCGGCGTCCGCTTCGTATGCGGCCGATGGAAGAGATCAGCTCGCTCTATTACCTCCGGTTTATGGTCCTGGATCGCCCTGGGGTGTTGTCGCAGATTGCAGGGGAACTGGGCCGGTGCGGCATCAGTATCTCGTCGGTTCTTCAGCAGGGGCGCCGCGAAGGACAGACGGTTCCCGTCGTGATCAAGACCCATACTGCGACAGAGCGCGATGTCCAAACGGCGTTGCGGGCGATCAATCAGATGGCATTTATTTCAGAGCCGACGACGTTGATTCGCGTCGAAGGCAAGGATGAGTGA
- the thrC gene encoding threonine synthase has product MIRWRGLIEEYRKFLPVTERTPVVTLGEGNTPLIRATRLAQQIAPGIDLYLKIEGANPTGSFKDRGMTMAISKAVESGAKAVICASTGNTSASAAAYGARAGLAVYVLIPAGKIAMGKLSQAMMHQATVIQIEGNFDQALTIVKELSVSHHIELVNSLNPYRIEGQKTAAMEVCDQLGDAPAIHVLPVGNAGNITAYWKGYQEYRAANQSTKLPRMIGFQASGAAPIVLGHIVENPQTVATAIRIGNPASWQSALDAVKESSGAIDSVTDEEILQAYRAVAATEGVFCEPASAASVAGVIKLNKQGGLREGEIVVCTLTGHGLKDADTAISVSVQPKTVRATREDVARLLRV; this is encoded by the coding sequence ATGATACGCTGGCGTGGCTTAATCGAAGAATATCGGAAATTTCTTCCCGTGACCGAACGTACTCCCGTGGTGACGCTCGGTGAAGGCAACACGCCGCTTATTCGGGCGACCAGGCTGGCCCAGCAGATCGCTCCCGGCATCGATCTCTATCTCAAAATCGAAGGCGCGAATCCCACAGGATCGTTCAAGGACCGCGGCATGACGATGGCAATCTCAAAGGCCGTTGAGTCCGGTGCCAAGGCGGTGATTTGTGCCTCCACAGGGAATACGTCTGCTTCTGCCGCAGCCTATGGCGCGAGGGCTGGGCTGGCGGTTTATGTATTGATTCCTGCCGGGAAGATTGCGATGGGCAAGCTGTCCCAGGCCATGATGCATCAAGCCACGGTTATTCAAATTGAAGGAAACTTCGATCAGGCCTTGACCATCGTGAAGGAATTATCGGTGAGCCACCACATCGAGCTGGTCAACTCGCTCAACCCCTATCGGATCGAGGGGCAGAAAACTGCCGCGATGGAGGTCTGCGATCAGCTCGGTGATGCTCCGGCCATTCATGTGCTGCCGGTCGGAAATGCCGGCAACATTACCGCCTATTGGAAGGGGTATCAGGAATACCGTGCGGCCAATCAATCCACGAAACTGCCTCGTATGATCGGGTTTCAGGCGTCCGGTGCGGCACCCATCGTGCTGGGCCACATCGTGGAGAATCCGCAGACCGTGGCCACGGCGATCAGGATCGGTAATCCGGCTAGCTGGCAATCAGCGTTGGACGCCGTGAAAGAATCGTCCGGGGCAATCGATTCGGTGACGGACGAAGAAATCCTTCAGGCCTATCGTGCGGTAGCGGCAACGGAAGGCGTCTTCTGTGAGCCGGCATCCGCCGCATCGGTTGCCGGCGTCATCAAGTTGAACAAGCAGGGCGGGCTTCGTGAAGGCGAGATCGTCGTCTGCACGTTGACGGGCCATGGATTGAAAGATGCCGATACGGCGATCAGTGTATCGGTCCAACCGAAAACCGTTAGAGCGACGCGGGAGGATGTCGCTCGTCTTTTAAGGGTGTAG
- the apgM gene encoding 2,3-bisphosphoglycerate-independent phosphoglycerate mutase: MKYVILHADGMADHSRQELGGRTPLQVASTPHLDRLAQAGELGLLASATEPHRRGSGLMGTAILGYDPKKYYQGPGPFEAASLGVAVGEQDVAYRCTMVTLRADMQSGSKGGLNEIKKLGPHVVMDDATAGLISTEEARELIEAINEQLGSEMIQFYPGLGHRHLMVWGNGKSRAVCTDPQLLVGRPIADALPTGEGADFLWKLMDASFQILRDHPLNEERSAAGQKPANCLWLWGEGRAVFWPSLSERFKMAGVVVSQSDVHRGLGSMAGLEVVDGSRLAGADLRTQATVVLEELVKKDFAYIHVELPDEVLYGSDVAAKVKAIETVDRELVGPLLEGLSKLGSHRIVAFCDSGNVPQGQAADGSGFFAYCDSTVAPSGGAGRRFIEADAQASAVPPRDATKFIVRLFAKGS; the protein is encoded by the coding sequence ATGAAATATGTGATTCTCCATGCCGACGGGATGGCAGACCATTCTCGGCAGGAATTGGGCGGACGGACTCCTCTTCAGGTGGCCTCAACTCCTCACCTCGATCGCCTCGCGCAAGCCGGGGAGCTTGGCCTCCTAGCCTCGGCGACTGAGCCTCATCGGCGTGGGAGCGGATTGATGGGGACGGCCATCCTCGGATACGACCCCAAGAAATACTACCAAGGTCCCGGCCCGTTCGAAGCAGCCAGCCTCGGGGTCGCCGTGGGCGAGCAGGATGTAGCCTATCGCTGTACCATGGTCACGTTGCGGGCAGACATGCAGTCCGGGAGCAAGGGTGGCCTCAACGAGATCAAGAAACTGGGGCCGCATGTGGTGATGGACGATGCGACCGCCGGCCTGATTTCGACTGAAGAGGCTCGCGAATTGATCGAGGCGATCAATGAGCAGCTCGGGTCGGAGATGATTCAGTTCTATCCAGGATTAGGTCATCGTCATCTCATGGTGTGGGGCAATGGGAAGTCACGAGCCGTCTGTACGGATCCACAATTATTGGTTGGTCGACCGATTGCCGATGCCTTGCCGACGGGAGAAGGAGCGGATTTTCTCTGGAAGCTCATGGACGCGTCGTTTCAGATTTTGCGCGATCATCCCCTCAACGAAGAACGGAGTGCCGCGGGACAGAAGCCGGCCAATTGCCTCTGGCTCTGGGGCGAAGGCCGTGCCGTGTTCTGGCCAAGCCTTTCTGAACGATTCAAGATGGCTGGTGTCGTGGTTTCTCAGAGCGATGTCCACCGCGGTCTTGGCAGTATGGCCGGGCTTGAGGTGGTAGATGGCTCACGATTGGCCGGTGCAGATCTTCGTACCCAGGCGACGGTTGTCCTGGAGGAACTCGTCAAAAAAGACTTTGCCTACATTCATGTGGAGTTGCCTGACGAGGTGCTCTATGGGTCGGATGTCGCAGCAAAAGTGAAGGCGATTGAAACGGTCGATCGCGAGCTGGTCGGGCCGTTGCTCGAAGGGCTGTCCAAATTAGGCTCTCATCGTATCGTGGCCTTCTGCGATTCCGGTAACGTGCCGCAAGGTCAGGCGGCAGACGGTTCTGGGTTTTTCGCCTATTGTGACAGTACGGTGGCTCCCTCTGGGGGAGCCGGACGGAGATTTATCGAAGCCGATGCTCAGGCTTCGGCTGTGCCGCCTCGTGATGCGACGAAATTCATCGTGCGATTATTCGCAAAAGGATCCTGA